The Nerophis ophidion isolate RoL-2023_Sa linkage group LG24, RoL_Noph_v1.0, whole genome shotgun sequence genome includes a region encoding these proteins:
- the LOC133542136 gene encoding splicing factor 3B subunit 6, giving the protein MAMQAAKRANIRLPPEVNRILYIRNLPYKITAEEMYDIFGKYGPIRQIRTGNTPESRGTAYVVYEDIFDAKNACDHLSGFNVCNRYLVVLYYNANRAFQKMDTKKKEEQLRLLKEKYGINTDPPK; this is encoded by the exons ATGGCTATGCAAGCAGCGAAACGCGCTAAT ATCCGACTGCCACCAGAGGTGAACAGGATTCTTTACATCAGGAACCTTCCCTATAAGATCACAGCGGAGGAAATGTACGACATCTTCGGGAAATATGGACCAATACGTCAGATCAGAAC AGGAAACACGCCTGAGTCAAGAGGAACAGCCTATGTGGTTTATGAAGATATTTTTGATGCCAAAAATGCCTGCGATCATCTTTCAGGCTTCAATGTCTGCAACCGTTACCTGGTGGTCCTCTACTATAACGCAAACAGG GCGTTCCAGAAAATGGAcacaaagaagaaagaagaacAGCTGAGGCTGCTCAAAGAAAAATACGGGATCAACACAGATCCTCCAAAGTAA